A window from Fragaria vesca subsp. vesca linkage group LG5, FraVesHawaii_1.0, whole genome shotgun sequence encodes these proteins:
- the LOC101297734 gene encoding carbon catabolite repressor protein 4 homolog 5-like has product MEETINIPRPKRKQSVNNEAEQQQTQPEHHKRRRRTLESETEKLTRQPDPSSSNSFQLLACTSRNKETESYREWVCNSSTSSAYGEKFVVVSYNILGVDNASNHSDMYSNVPPKYMKWKRRRRLIRKEVNSYNAGIVCFQEVDRFDDLAHKFRKDGFEGVHKARTGEASDGCAIFWKQDMFSLLHQESIEFQSFGLRHNVAQFCVLKLQDQLESDIPPDASMRPCTQCRSLVVGNIHVLFNPNRGDIKLGQVRLFLEKAFKLSLEWGSIPVIVAGDLNSTPQSPIYQFLASSKLDIQKHDRRHISGQMEFESQYRTFMYNATRYGKPFVYRWKAEEVRLATGCEEVTHLQHHLKLGSAYHGVPGSKRTRDRCGEPLATSYHSNFLGTVDYIWHTEELVPVRVLETLPIDILKGTSGLPSKRWGSDHLALVCELAFRR; this is encoded by the exons ATGGAAGAAACCATCAACATACCGCGTCCCAAACGCAAACAGTCGGTAAACAATGAAGCAGAACAGCAACAGACACAGCCTGAGCATCACAAAAGGAGGCGCAGAACTTTGGAGTCCGAAACCGAAAAGCTAACCCGACAACCCGACCCGTCGTCTTCAAATAGTTTCCAACTCTTGGCCTGTACATCTCGGAACAAAGAAACAGAGAGCTATCGGGAATGGGTCTGCAACTCTTCTACTTCTTCTGCTTATGGAG AGAAGTTTGTGGTTGTGTCTTATAACATTCTGGGTGTTGATAACGCATCCAATCACTCAGATATGTATAGCAATGTGCCACCTAAATACATGAAGTGGAAGCGTCGTAGGAGGCTTATACGAAAAGAGGTCAACAGTTACAATGCTGGCATTGTGTGTTTTCAG GAGGTTGATCGTTTCGATGATTTAGCTCATAAGTTTCGGAAAGATGGGTTCGAAGGTGTGCACAAG GCACGTACAGGTGAAGCAAGTGATGGATGTGCTATATTTTGGAAGCAGGACAT GTTTAGCCTTTTGCATCAAGAAAGTATAGAATTCCAAAGTTTTGGCCTTCGTCATAATGTTGCTCAATTTTGTGTTTTAAAG TTGCAAGATCAGTTAGAGTCGGATATACCTCCCGATGCATCAAT GAGGCCATGTACCCAATGTAGAAGCTTAGTGGTTGGGAATATACATGTCCTATTCAACCCTAACCGTGGAGATATTAAACTAGGGCAG GTCCGACTGTTTCTTGAAAAGGCTTTCAAGCTATCACTAGAGTGGGGATCTATCCCTGTTATAGTTGCTGGAGACCTAAATAGTACTCCACAG AGTCCTATTTACCAATTTCTAGCTTCGTCTAAG TTAGACATCCAAAAACATGACCGCAGACATATTTCGGGACAGATGGAATTTGAATCTCAGTATAGAACCTTCATGTATAATGCAACCAGGTATGGAAAGCCATTCGTTTATAGATGGAAAGCAGAAGAAGTAAGGCTTGCAACTGGCTGTGAAGAAGTCACTCATCTTCAACACCATCTAAAGCTGGGCAGTGCATATCATGGAGTACCT GGTAGTAAGAGAACACGAGATAGGTGTGGAGAACCCTTGGCAACATCATACCACTCCAACTTTTTGGGAACTGTTGATTATATTTG GCATACAGAGGAACTTGTTCCGGTCAGAGTTCTTGAAACGTTACCCATCGACATTTTAAAAGGAACCAGTGGACTCCCCAGCAAG AGATGGGGGAGCGATCATCTTGCTCTTGTGTGTGAACTGGCTTTCCGTAGATGA
- the LOC101290962 gene encoding F-box/LRR-repeat protein 20-like: protein MGVQPKKKSGIFTTLSDDLLGQVVNKVKDKEDRKSFSEVCKQWFKVEGLDRSSLILNFSKPGFSLPVPSRFPNLISLAVWDCKTHTDLEFIAQNCPKLESIMIECREEKQNGDDGGILSPKGLRALGEGCPRLSKVEIYGPNAVGDSGVAELLHSTHNLETLVFLNNQLISVAALRAIGSTSSISSLELMFCYNITDEGLAFLANGSISKTLKELIIETGTKITDAGVDLLRKMCSLEHLELSCEGESNKITDIGGVGISAIRTLKELRLDNVDVSDPTMVALAQNCRNLETLDIGGCEKVTGAGICAFCNHKCLKRLNLDKLKISLSDVERLVLGCPSLKSVVVESRRRLDPTWSKKLMQDRTRKVVKFVESYALDM from the coding sequence ATGGGTGTGCAACCCAAAAAGAAATCAGGGATATTCACAACGTTAAGCGATGATTTACTTGGCCAAGTTGTTAACAAGGTCAAGGACAAAGAAGATAGAAAGTCGTTTTCCGAGGTCTGCAAGCAATGGTTCAAAGTGGAAGGTCTAGACCGATCATCACTTATCCTTAATTTTTCCAAGCCTGGGTTTTCGCTTCCTGTACCATCTAGATTCCCAAATCTAATCAGTTTGGCAGTATGGGATTGCAAGACCCACACTGACCTTGAATTCATAGCCCAAAATTGTCCCAAACTCGAGAGCATCATGATTGAATGCAGAGAGGAGAAGCAAAACGGTGATGATGGTGGCATTTTGAGCCCGAAAGGACTACGTGCTTTGGGAGAAGGGTGTCCCAGATTATCCAAAGTTGAGATTTACGGGCCTAATGCAGTAGGGGATTCTGGAGTTGCTGAGCTTTTACATTCAACACATAACTTGGAGACCCTAGTTTTTTTAAACAATCAGTTGATATCAGTAGCAGCCCTCAGAGCAATTGGGTCCACATCTTCTATTAGCTCTTTAGAGTTAATGTTTTGTTATAACATTACTGATGAGGGATTGGCTTTTTTGGCGAATGGATCTATCTCAAAGACCCTCAAGGAATTGATCATTGAGACTGGCACTAAAATCACTGATGCTGGGGTCGACCTTTTGCGCAAAATGTGTAGCCTGGAGCACCTGGAATTGTCCTGCGAGGGAGAAAGCAACAAAATCACTGATATTGGAGGTGTGGGAATCTCTGCAATTCGAACCCTCAAGGAATTAAGATTGGATAATGTGGACGTGTCAGACCCTACCATGGTCGCGCTTGCACAGAATTGTCGCAACTTGGAGACACTTGATATAGGGGGTTGTGAAAAGGTAACTGGAGCTGGCATTTGTGCATTTTGCAATCACAAGTGCTTGAAGAGGCTTAATTTGGACAAGTTAAAGATCAGTCTTTCTGATGTGGAACGGCTAGTGCTTGGATGCCCGTCCTTGAAATCTGTTGTGGTGGAATCACGCAGGAGGCTTGATCCGACTTGGAGCAAGAAATTGATGCAAGACAGAACTAGAAAAGTTGTTAAATTTGTTGAAAGTTATGCTCTTGATATGTAA
- the LOC101291538 gene encoding lysM domain-containing GPI-anchored protein 1-like produces MRNQLLLQLPFVLILIFIVSFKLTHAKSTIEPCTSSDSCPSLLSYVLPWDSKLSEIAYRFQVNVFDVMAANSINITASSVGNQIFGARSQLKVPISCSCVDGIRRVMLSYIVRAADSLDLISEGYGRLVSGEQLGTLNGISPNNPLTSGQSILVQLPCTCFNNSNNGVASVFMSYVVQSGESLSNIGVEFGATVMELVGINGLDQPTVDPGDIMAIPISACSSANLNWYNESLIVPNGSYALTASNCIKCICRPSTLNLQCFPSGIVNACSHLQCKGSNLFIGDVSINRTATGCNVSTCVYRGHNGGKIFRGLLNSSHSHCSDDEDYSIVSPVASPENPTVPYISLPPSQSPFPNRTIGTDAYGPSSRLNPSSAPKYGRLVSEAPYYSLWVVLCLFF; encoded by the exons ATGCGAAACCAACTTCTTCTGCAACTTCCTTTTGTACTGATACTGATATTCATTGTCTCCTTCAAACTAACACATGCCAAGTCCACAATAGAACCATGCACCTCTTCAGACTCCTGCCCTTCTCTCCTCTCCTATGTTCTCCCTTGGGACTCAAAGCTCTCCGAGATCGCTTACCGCTTTCAGGTAAACGTTTTTGATGTAATGGCAGCCAACTCCATCAACATTACAGCATCATCAGTGGGGAACCAAATCTTCGGTGCAAGGTCTCAACTCAAAGTTCCCATTTCATGTTCATGTGTGGATGGTATCAGGAGGGTAATGCTATCTTACATAGTTCGAGCAGCTGATAGCTTGGATCTGATATCAGAAGGTTATGGCAGGCTTGTGAGTGGTGAACAACTTGGGACTCTAAATGGGATTAGCCCCAATAATCCATTGACGAGTGGTCAAAGCATTTTGGTGCAGTTGCCATGTACTTGCTTTAACAATAGTAACAATGGCGTTGCTTCAGTGTTTATGTCGTATGTGGTGCAGAGTGGGGAGAGCTTGAGCAACATTGGAGTGGAGTTTGGGGCAACTGTGATGGAGTTGGTCGGCATTAATGGGCTTGACCAACCGACGGTTGACCCTGGAGACATAATGGCTATTCCAATTTCAG CATGTTCATCAGCAAATCTTAACTGGTACAATGAGAGCTTAATAGTTCCAAATGGTTCATATGCATTAACTGCCAGCAACTGCATCAAGTGCATTTGTAGGCCAAGCACTCTCAA CTTGCAGTGTTTCCCATCTGGGATTGTCAATGCATGCTCACATTTGCAATGCAAAGGATCTAATCTTTTCATTGGAGATGTTTCCATTAACCGAACGGCTACTGGTTGTAATGTCAGCACTTGTGTGTATCGAGGCCACAATGGTGGCAAAATTTTCAGGGG CTTATTGAACTCTTCTCATTCCCATTGCTCAG ATGACGAAGATTACAGCATAGTTTCACCAGTGGCATCGCCTGAAAATCCTACAGTCCCATACATATCACTACCTCCTTCACAATCACCCTTTCCTAATCGAACTATTGGAACAGATGCCTACGGTCCTTCAAGTAGACTAAATCCCAGTAGTGCGCCCAAGTACGGCAGATTGGTTAGTGAAGCTCCATATTATAGTTTGTGGGTTGTCCTCTGCCTATTCTTCTGA
- the LOC101291251 gene encoding F-box/LRR-repeat protein 4-like yields MGVHTKKKSGIFSSLSDDLLGLVINKVKDKRDRKSFSEVCKQWFKVEGLDRSKLILYVNDPGSSLSVLTRFPNIVTLWLLGCNTHPDLEFVAQTCPRIERIMIECRDEKQTGDGGVLNPKGLCGLGEGCPRLSHVEIMGLNAIGNSGVVELVHSAHNLESLVLLNNKLISNEALRGIGSASSISILQLIRCDNVTDEGLAFLANGSTSKTLKKLNLECCPKITDTGVDLLRKMCSLEHLKISESNH; encoded by the coding sequence ATGGGTGTACACACCAAGAAGAAATCAGGGATATTTTCGTCATTAAGCGACGATTTACTTGGCCTAGTGATTAACAAGGTCAAGGACAAACGAGACAGAAAATCGTTTTCCGAGGTCTGCAAGCAATGGTTCAAAGTGGAAGGTCTAGACCGATCAAAGCTTATCCTTTATGTTAACGATCCCGGGTCTTCGCTTTCTGTACTAACTAGATTCCCAAATATTGTCACTTTGTGGCTGTTGGGTTGCAATACTCACCCCGACCTTGAATTCGTAGCTCAAACATGTCCCAGAATCGAGCGCATCATGATTGAATGTAGAGATGAGAAGCAAACAGGTGATGGTGGTGTTTTGAACCCCAAAGGTCTATGTGGTTTGGGAGAAGGGTGTCCCAGATTGTCCCATGTTGAGATCATGGGGCTAAATGCAATAGGGAATTCTGGAGTTGTTGAGCTTGTACATTCAGCACATAACTTGGAGTCCCTTGTTTTGCTAAACAATAAGTTGATATCAAATGAAGCCCTCAGAGGAATTGGGTCCGCATCTTCCATTAGCATTTTACAGCTAATACGTTGCGATAACGTTACTGATGAGGGATTGGCTTTTTTGGCGAATGGATCTACCTCAAAAACCCTCAAGAAATTGAACCTTGAGTGTTGCCCTAAAATTACTGATACTGGGGTCGACCTTTTGCGCAAAATGTGTAGCCTGGAGCATCTGAAAATTTCCGAGTCGAATCACTGA